A segment of the Vibrio aquimaris genome:
CAATACCTATATAGAAAGAGCTAGGAGAGTAACGGTTGTAATCTAGAGCGGATAGCTTGGAACGATAGTAGACATAATGAGTGTTTTCAGTCACCTCTAGAGCGTCATCAATAATATCCGTATTAAAATTAGTCACCTGATGTTCTTTAATCACTTTAAATGATGAAGTAGAACTCACTCCCAACTCTATCTCATTAATAGCAAACCCTTGCTTTTTCGCGCTCAATAAATACTGTTGAATAAGACCTGTAAGCTCAATCAGTGGCTTGGGAATAAGGATTTTTGTCATTATTCATTGGCCTCAGCATGAGCCGCTGGATGGTAAAGTTCAGACCCTGTCGCTAGAAACTCCTGTGACTTTTTACGCATCCCTTCCAGCGGATCATCCAGCATTTGTATGCTAATAGCTTGGTCTGCAGCGACCTGCTGTTTGTCTTTGGCGTATTCTCGAACCTCTTGGGAAATTTTCATCGAGCAAAACTTAGGACCACACATAGAGCAGAAGTGCGCCACTTTACCTGACTCTTGAGGTAGTGTTTCGTCATGAAAAGAACGAGCAGTATCTGGGTCTAGAGCTAAGTTAAATTGGTCTTCCCAGCGAAACTCAAAGCGTGCTTTGGACAAGGCATTATCTCGAACTTGCGCTCCGGGATGCCCCTTAGCTAAATCTGCCGCATGTGCAGCTATTTTGTAGGTAATCAGTCCAGTTTTGACGTCTTCTTTATTAGGTAAACCTAGATGCTCTTTAGGTGTGACATAACAAAGCATGGCGCATCCGTACCAACCAATCATCGCCGCCCCTATACCCGATGTAATGTGGTCATAGCCTGGTGCAATATCGGTAGTCAATGGTCCAAGAGTATAGAAAGGTGCTTCATGGCAATGATGTAATTGCTCTTCCATATTCTCTTTAATCATGTGCATAGGTACATGTCCTGGCCCCTCTATGATGACTTGTACATCGTATTCCCAAGCTATCTTGGTGAGCTCACCAAGAGTCCTCAGCTCAGCAAATTGAGCTTCATCATTAGCATCAGCAACCGATCCTGGTCTTAATCCATCACCGAGGGAAAGGGCAACATCATACTGCGCACAAATTTCGCAAATCTCTCTAAAATGTGTGTAAAGAAAGCTTTCTTCATGATGCGCCAAGCACCATTTGGCAATAATCGACCCTCCACGAGAAACGATTCCAGTCACGCGTTTAGCCGTCATAGGGACATAACGCAAAAGAAGGCCTGCATGGATGGTAAAGTAATCAACGCCCTGCTCTGCTTGCTCTATCAGGGTGTCACGCATAACTTCCCAGTTCAGGCTTTCAGCAACACCATTGACCTTTTCTAGCGCCTGATACATAGGAACCGTGCCTATTGGCACCGGGCTATTACGTAAAATCCACTCTCGCGTTTCATGAATATTGCGACCAGTGGAAAGATCCATAACCGTATCGCCTCCCCAGCGAGTTGACCAAACCAGCTTTTCAACTTCCTCTTCAATTGACGACGTAACCGATGAATTACCAATGTTAGCGTTCACTTTGACAAGAAAGTTACGGCCAATGATCATAGGCTCAGACTCGGGATGGTTTATGTTGGAAGGTATAATTGCGCGGCCCTGTGCTACCTCCTGACGCACGAACTCAGGGGTAATATCCTTGGGTAAATGAGCGCCAAAGCTTTCACCCGGATGCTGTTGGTTTAAAGTCTTGTCTCGATAGACTGCACGCCCCATATTCTCGCGCAGTGCAATATATTCCATCTCTGGCGTTACGATACCCTTGCGAGCATAATGGAGTTGAGTAACGCATTGACCTTTCTTTGCTCGACGAACACGAGGAAGATTCCCATACCTAAGATCATCAAGTGTTTCATCCGCTAACCGCTGCTTGGAATAGACTGAACTTACATCGTCTAGTAGCTCAGTATCGCTGCGCTCTATGATCCACCTCTCTCTGAGCTTAGGTAGACCATTATAAAGGTCGATGTCGTAGTCAGGATCTGTATATGGTCCAGAAGTGTCATAGACTCTAACAGCTTCATTGGGCTCAAAAACGGGGCTCTCTTTACTTCCACCAATCAAACTATCTGAAAGTTTAATTTGACGCATGGGAACACGGATATCGGGCCGAGAGCCTTCAACATAGACTTTACTAGAATTAGGATATGGTGCAGCTGAAAGCGTGTCTATAAACTGTTTTGCTTCCAGTCGAGCTTGTTTGCGATTCGACATAGCATTTTTCCTTGCTTTGTTATTCTTAGATAAAAAGTCATAAAAATGCTTGGCGGAAAGATGCGACAAGAGGTGTCAAACGAGAGCCAAATAGGGTTACTTCAAGTAACAATAACGATACAGCTGTGTTCGACAAGTTGATAGATAAACCAGAACTGAAGCTGGTATAGATATCTTCTCTTGTTCCCTTCGCAGATACTAATCTGATCAGGTTCAACGGATCCCGAATAAACGGTCTCAGCCTTATGGCACTCCGACAAGTAAACAAAGTATATAGAAGAGACTTGGTTAAACCAAGCCAAGTTAAACAGTAATTAGCGAAATATTGACAGTCACTAGAGCTTGGCGATCAATTGAAAGCCCACCCAAGCAGCAGAAATACTCAAAATAACATTCGCTAATATATTGAGGCCCATTTTAAAAAACTCGCCCTGCTGCATCAGCAAAACATTATCCATGGAAAAAGTCGAGAATGTGGTCAAAGCTCCAAGAAACCCCAAGCCGATAATTTGGCGCCATGGTTCACTGGCTAACATTTCATTTTCAAATGCAGCAATGAGAAGCCCCATAACAAAAGAGCCAATCACATTAACCGTCAAGGTTCCGTACGGAAAACCTCGTCCAAGTAAGGCAACAAAAACCTCAGTCACAAGATAACGAGAACATGCCCCCAAAGCCCCACCTAGTGCAATAAACCCAAGAATCGAAAGCTGTACCATTATCCCCCCAGAGAATACCTGTTACCTTTGGATAGTTAACGAACAATAGTAACAAATTATCGAGTAATATCACTGCAAAATAACATGAGATTTAAAAAGTTACAGGAGTCACTTTACTTCAATATAACCCATTAAGCCCGTTTTCATATGCTCAATCACATGGCAATGATACATCCAGCGGCCGGGATTGTCGGCAACAAATGCCGCTTTAGCCGTCCCATTCTTACCAAGCAACACTGTGTCGGTATGAAAAGGGGCTTCTACTTTTTTGCCATTCAGCTCCAATACTGTGAATGTATGCCCATGCAAGTGGATTGGATGATGGTATTGAGTAACATTCTTTAGATAGAAAATGTATGTTTTACCCAGTTCAAGTGAAGCAAGAGGCTCAGGTATATTATCTTTTGACATCCCCTCCCATGCTCGTTTATTGGTTAACCAGAACTTAGGCATCGACTTACCATTTTTGCCAACTGGTGATACTGCCCCCTCCCATTCGAATACAAAATCAAGTTTTTGAGCATTATCAAGGTCCAGATCGGGAACAGGGTTAAGGAGCAACTTTGGAATGGACCGCTGATCTGGCAGATCTGAATGAACAATATCAAACTCACATAATGGGAAAGGGAATCGCCCCTTCATATAACGCACATAAACACGCTCTCCTTGCTTAGGAGCAATTAAAGCAAGGTCAAGTCTCATACCTGGGCCAATTTTATGCTGAGAAAGCTCATAGGGGAATTCTATTGGATTACCGTCTATCGCTATGACCCATGCTTGAGCACCTTCAATAGCGATTGGGTAGGTCAAGGTATTGTCCACATTAGCTATACGTATTCGTGTCGCTGCGTTTTCTTTTAACTGATAAACCGGTTCATGAACGCCATTGACACTACTCCATTCACCCGGCGTGCCCATTCTTGCACTTAGGCGAGGGATCATGAGATCTTTCCACTGCCCCTGTTTATCAAGGTGCCAATGTTTGAGCATCAGGTCGTATTCTTGGTCAAACCGAACAGGAACTGACTCTTCGACAATGATCAAGCCAACCAAGCCCATGCCTAATTGCTTAACGCTGTTCATATGAGGGTGATACCAAAATGTGCCTGCATCTGGCGGGGTAAATTTATATACAAAGGTTTCACCGGGCATAATAGGGGGCTGACTAAGAAATGGGACACCATCCATTTCTATAGGTATTCGCAACCCATGCCAATGAATGGTTGTAGGCTCATCAAGTTTATTCGTAAACCGAATCGTTACCTCTTGCCCCTGACGACACCGAATAGTCGGAGCAGGTATCTCGCCATTGAAACCTAGCACATTGGTCGTATAACCGGGAACAAGCTCCACTGAAGCCGGCTCTGCCGTAAGATCGTATATCCATTCATCTGGATTAGTGGAAGTTCGAGTTAAACTACAAGCTGGAAGAACACTGAGTGCGGAAAGTGCTAGACCAGATTTTACAAATTGGCGACGAGAGATACTCATAGATAATAGAATATGAATTCAACAGGGCGATAAATGTAACAGATAAATAAGAATACTTCTCATCGATGTATAACAAAAATCATCGACCATCCATGAAGCATAAAAAGTTGAGTCGAGAAAAGCCTGCTGTTTTACAACTAGATCTTCTATATGTTACAGGAGTGGAGAGATTCTAAGCTCCAACACGCCCATTCTTTGGGTATAAGCTGAATCCGCTGCTTGAGAGCTACAAAGTAAAAAGGCTTCAGTCTTTAGACTAGAGCCTTAAATATGGCAGGGGTGGAGAGATTCGAACTCCCAACACGCGTATTCTTTGGGTATAAGCTGAATCCGCTGCTTTAGAGCTACAAAGTAAAAAGGCTCCAGTCTTTAGACTAGAGCCTTAAATATGGCAGGGGTGGAGAGATTCGAACTCCCAACACGCGTATTCTTTGGGTATAAGCTGAATCCGCTGCTTTAGAGCTACAAAGTAAAAAGGCTTCAGTCTTTAGACTAGAGCCTTAAATATGGCAGGGGTGGAGAGATTCGAACTCCCAACACGCGTATTCTTTGGGTATAAGCTGAATCCGCTGCTTGAGAGCTACAAAGTAAAAAGGCTCCAGTCTTTAGACTAGAGCCTTAAATATGGCAGGGGTGGAGAGATTCGAACTCCCAACACGCGGATTTGGAATCCGCTGCTCTGCCAATTGGAGCTACACCCCTGTGGATATCTGAAAAAACCTCGCATTAGCGAGGTTTCTAAATAAGTGGCGGAGCGGACGGGACTCGAACCCGCGACCCCCGGCGTGACAGGCCGGTATTCTAACCAACTGAACTACCGCTCCGCACTGGTTAGACCTAAGTCTAAATATAAAGCCTGGCGATGTCCTACTCTCGCATGGGGAAGCCCCACACTACCATCGGCGCTATTGCGTTTCACTACTGAGTTCGGCATGGAGTCAGGTGGGTCCACAACGCTATGGTCGCCAAGCAAATTCTTTCTCTCTATCTCTAGAGAATAACTTGGAAAGCTGTTTTTGTTCTTAACACATTCAATGTTCTAGTTGAGTCCATCAAAACCCTTTGGGTGTTGTATGGTTAAG
Coding sequences within it:
- the thiC gene encoding phosphomethylpyrimidine synthase ThiC produces the protein MSNRKQARLEAKQFIDTLSAAPYPNSSKVYVEGSRPDIRVPMRQIKLSDSLIGGSKESPVFEPNEAVRVYDTSGPYTDPDYDIDLYNGLPKLRERWIIERSDTELLDDVSSVYSKQRLADETLDDLRYGNLPRVRRAKKGQCVTQLHYARKGIVTPEMEYIALRENMGRAVYRDKTLNQQHPGESFGAHLPKDITPEFVRQEVAQGRAIIPSNINHPESEPMIIGRNFLVKVNANIGNSSVTSSIEEEVEKLVWSTRWGGDTVMDLSTGRNIHETREWILRNSPVPIGTVPMYQALEKVNGVAESLNWEVMRDTLIEQAEQGVDYFTIHAGLLLRYVPMTAKRVTGIVSRGGSIIAKWCLAHHEESFLYTHFREICEICAQYDVALSLGDGLRPGSVADANDEAQFAELRTLGELTKIAWEYDVQVIIEGPGHVPMHMIKENMEEQLHHCHEAPFYTLGPLTTDIAPGYDHITSGIGAAMIGWYGCAMLCYVTPKEHLGLPNKEDVKTGLITYKIAAHAADLAKGHPGAQVRDNALSKARFEFRWEDQFNLALDPDTARSFHDETLPQESGKVAHFCSMCGPKFCSMKISQEVREYAKDKQQVAADQAISIQMLDDPLEGMRKKSQEFLATGSELYHPAAHAEANE
- the crcB gene encoding fluoride efflux transporter CrcB, which encodes MVQLSILGFIALGGALGACSRYLVTEVFVALLGRGFPYGTLTVNVIGSFVMGLLIAAFENEMLASEPWRQIIGLGFLGALTTFSTFSMDNVLLMQQGEFFKMGLNILANVILSISAAWVGFQLIAKL
- a CDS encoding multicopper oxidase family protein codes for the protein MSISRRQFVKSGLALSALSVLPACSLTRTSTNPDEWIYDLTAEPASVELVPGYTTNVLGFNGEIPAPTIRCRQGQEVTIRFTNKLDEPTTIHWHGLRIPIEMDGVPFLSQPPIMPGETFVYKFTPPDAGTFWYHPHMNSVKQLGMGLVGLIIVEESVPVRFDQEYDLMLKHWHLDKQGQWKDLMIPRLSARMGTPGEWSSVNGVHEPVYQLKENAATRIRIANVDNTLTYPIAIEGAQAWVIAIDGNPIEFPYELSQHKIGPGMRLDLALIAPKQGERVYVRYMKGRFPFPLCEFDIVHSDLPDQRSIPKLLLNPVPDLDLDNAQKLDFVFEWEGAVSPVGKNGKSMPKFWLTNKRAWEGMSKDNIPEPLASLELGKTYIFYLKNVTQYHHPIHLHGHTFTVLELNGKKVEAPFHTDTVLLGKNGTAKAAFVADNPGRWMYHCHVIEHMKTGLMGYIEVK